The Flavobacterium psychrophilum genome includes a region encoding these proteins:
- a CDS encoding DNA polymerase III subunit epsilon: MTNTEYAIVDIETTGGNASGSRITEIAVIIHDGTDIIDRFETLVNPQKEIPLPIFALTGINNEMVAHAPIFDDVAEKVLEMLEGRIFVAHNVNFDHSFVRHELSRAGLKWTAKNKLCTVRAARKIKPGLPSYSLGNLCRSLDIPLLRAHRAGGDADATAILLSMLLQWDSESVIDKMVKKNAQDQRLPPNLPPEDFEALPEKPGVYYFYTREKKVVYVGKAKNLKKRVAQHFSGHKITPQRQNFLRDIYSISFEVCASEFMALLLECCEIKKLWPIHNRALKKFDPKFGLYEYEARNGYKYLAVGKLAKQQSYIEMFHSLHDGVNLILKLAAQFTIDSRFLYYGGSTEEGLTIRDLTSLPDKGHHNDCVNKALDFLEGSRPTYAIVDKGRCRDELSCIWIEKGHFYGMGYLSADIGITEVSAIRDYVTPYASNGYIMQLINTYAAKHPGKVFKPQSSLTLTPANYDTF; this comes from the coding sequence ATGACAAACACAGAATATGCAATAGTAGATATTGAAACCACAGGTGGTAATGCCAGTGGCAGCCGCATCACCGAAATCGCTGTCATTATCCATGATGGTACCGATATTATTGACCGTTTCGAAACACTGGTCAACCCGCAAAAAGAAATACCGCTCCCCATTTTTGCACTTACCGGCATTAATAATGAAATGGTAGCACATGCTCCTATATTTGACGATGTGGCTGAGAAAGTTTTGGAGATGCTGGAAGGACGGATCTTTGTAGCGCACAATGTCAACTTCGACCACTCGTTTGTCCGTCATGAGTTAAGCAGGGCCGGGCTGAAATGGACCGCTAAAAACAAGCTGTGTACCGTACGTGCTGCCCGTAAGATAAAGCCCGGACTTCCGTCTTACAGCTTGGGCAATTTATGCCGTTCCTTGGACATACCTCTTCTTCGTGCCCACCGCGCAGGAGGCGATGCTGACGCAACGGCCATCTTGCTTTCCATGCTTTTGCAATGGGACAGTGAATCGGTTATTGATAAGATGGTTAAAAAGAACGCACAGGATCAGCGGCTACCACCCAACCTGCCGCCCGAAGATTTTGAAGCGTTACCTGAAAAACCCGGCGTGTATTATTTCTATACCAGGGAAAAGAAGGTGGTGTATGTTGGCAAGGCAAAGAATTTAAAAAAACGCGTGGCCCAGCATTTCAGCGGCCACAAAATTACACCACAACGCCAAAACTTTCTGCGGGACATATACAGCATCTCCTTTGAGGTATGTGCTTCGGAATTCATGGCGTTGCTGCTCGAATGCTGCGAGATTAAAAAGCTATGGCCCATTCATAACAGGGCGCTAAAAAAGTTTGACCCAAAGTTTGGACTGTACGAATATGAAGCGCGCAACGGATACAAATACCTCGCTGTAGGTAAACTCGCAAAGCAGCAATCCTACATCGAAATGTTCCATTCACTGCACGATGGGGTCAACCTGATTTTAAAGCTTGCAGCGCAATTTACTATAGATAGCAGGTTCTTATATTATGGCGGGTCGACAGAAGAAGGTTTGACAATCCGCGACCTCACGTCATTACCCGATAAGGGGCATCACAACGATTGTGTAAATAAAGCACTTGATTTTCTGGAAGGCTCCCGTCCGACTTATGCCATAGTGGATAAAGGCCGATGCCGCGATGAGCTTAGCTGCATATGGATAGAGAAAGGGCATTTTTATGGTATGGGGTATTTATCTGCCGATATTGGCATTACAGAAGTTTCAGCCATCAGGGACTATGTGACCCCCTACGCCAGCAATGGCTATATCATGCAACTGATTAATACCTATGCAGCGAAGCATCCCGGAAAAGTTTTTAAGCCGCAATCAAGTTTAACATTGACACCTGCAAATTATGACACTTTTTAA
- a CDS encoding cytoplasmic protein, translated as MEKPSYLNFNIEDYPWKADIDYRKHPELYRVGKGEQGVLICEPYKSEIGQHWRFKNADVACESSEKITAQFLNYLADGDFVGADMARKYLQMGFTRARRYANYKGGRKYDKEKNYQQIEKGTGTPEKAEAAAVFYKSWKGAEANTQYTDLKKKWKEKYG; from the coding sequence ATGGAGAAGCCAAGCTATTTAAATTTCAACATAGAAGACTATCCGTGGAAAGCGGATATTGATTACCGTAAGCATCCAGAGCTGTATAGGGTTGGTAAGGGAGAGCAGGGCGTGTTGATTTGCGAGCCTTATAAGAGTGAGATTGGGCAGCACTGGAGGTTTAAAAATGCTGATGTTGCATGTGAGAGCAGTGAGAAGATTACCGCACAGTTCCTTAACTATCTTGCGGATGGTGATTTTGTCGGAGCTGATATGGCGCGGAAATACCTTCAGATGGGTTTCACCCGTGCCCGGCGTTATGCTAACTATAAAGGCGGCAGAAAATACGATAAAGAAAAAAATTACCAGCAGATTGAGAAAGGTACCGGAACACCTGAAAAAGCGGAAGCTGCAGCCGTATTCTATAAAAGCTGGAAGGGGGCGGAAGCAAACACACAATATACGGACCTTAAGAAAAAATGGAAAGAAAAATATGGATAG
- a CDS encoding 2OG-Fe(II) oxygenase has protein sequence MTLFNDTDLFVVGSSPKKYFDLPDMELMQYDGFIPKEEADCYYVTLLRDTPWRQYQMPMYDKMVTAPRMIAWYGEQEESGEATQSWTPELLELRQKVEQETGLRFNAVLLNLYRDGNDSVAWHSDKEHKIGRNPNIASVTFGQTRPFRFRHKTNKEVAQVEIPLHHGTLLLISGTTNTYWEHHIPKSAKPLLPRINLTFRQIKKT, from the coding sequence ATGACACTTTTTAATGATACCGACCTTTTTGTGGTTGGCTCAAGCCCAAAGAAATATTTTGACCTACCGGATATGGAACTGATGCAATATGATGGCTTCATCCCTAAAGAGGAGGCAGATTGTTATTATGTAACCTTGCTGCGTGATACTCCCTGGCGTCAATACCAAATGCCTATGTACGATAAGATGGTAACAGCACCACGCATGATTGCATGGTACGGGGAGCAGGAAGAGTCCGGTGAGGCAACACAATCCTGGACACCAGAACTTTTAGAGCTTCGTCAAAAAGTGGAACAGGAAACCGGGCTAAGGTTCAATGCAGTGCTGCTGAACCTATACCGTGACGGGAATGACAGTGTGGCCTGGCATTCTGATAAGGAGCATAAAATTGGGCGAAACCCTAATATAGCCTCAGTAACGTTTGGGCAGACCCGTCCTTTCCGCTTCCGGCACAAGACCAATAAAGAGGTTGCTCAGGTGGAAATACCCTTGCACCACGGCACACTACTTTTGATATCGGGAACTACCAATACCTATTGGGAACACCACATTCCTAAATCAGCAAAGCCACTGCTTCCAAGGATTAACCTCACTTTCAGGCAAATAAAAAAAACATAA
- a CDS encoding DNA methyltransferase, translating into MTNTIVQKIWNFCNTLRDDGLGYNDYLEQLTYLLFLKMADENKSKYDLPEICNWQLLVKNDEGDLLFQYEQILKTLSASGGMLEKIFIGAQNKISDSSKLRKLILLINEDNWSSTEVDVKGEIYEGLLQKNAENSGAGQYFTPRAVIQTIIECIDPQLGETIADPSCGTGGFFLGALQYINNTTPSSAEDDFLKFDTFHGWEIERSTARLCLMNLYLHGIGDLKNTPDIQVTDSLKETDAKKVKIVLANPPFGKSSSDVPTNDKELSKKEGYIYRSDFWTTTSNKQLSFLQHIYSMLEENGRAAVVLPDNVLFEGGAGEKIRKKLLSQANLHTILRLPTGIFYAHGVKANVLFFTKKELSKTPATERIWFYDYRTNIHHTLKQNPLKLKDLEEFRKCFNPTDITNRKETWNEDNLNGRWRKYEYDEIISLDKTSLDIVWLQDNSFDDLEDAPSPELLALDIIENLEASLDSFKSIILSLNAK; encoded by the coding sequence ATGACAAACACAATTGTACAAAAAATATGGAATTTTTGCAACACGCTTCGTGATGATGGTTTAGGTTATAATGATTATTTGGAACAACTGACATATCTGCTCTTTTTAAAAATGGCAGATGAAAATAAATCTAAATATGATTTACCTGAAATTTGCAATTGGCAACTTCTTGTTAAAAACGACGAAGGTGACTTGTTATTTCAATACGAACAGATATTAAAAACATTATCAGCATCTGGCGGCATGCTTGAAAAAATTTTTATCGGTGCTCAAAATAAGATTAGCGATTCCTCAAAACTTCGAAAATTAATACTTCTCATAAATGAAGACAATTGGTCTTCAACTGAAGTGGACGTTAAAGGCGAAATATACGAAGGCTTACTTCAAAAAAATGCTGAAAATAGTGGTGCGGGACAATACTTTACTCCTCGTGCCGTAATTCAAACAATAATAGAATGCATCGATCCTCAGCTGGGGGAGACAATCGCCGATCCATCTTGCGGGACTGGGGGATTCTTTCTTGGCGCATTACAGTACATAAATAATACTACGCCAAGTTCTGCTGAAGATGATTTTCTTAAATTTGATACATTTCATGGTTGGGAAATTGAGCGATCAACTGCTCGATTATGCTTAATGAATCTATATCTGCATGGTATCGGGGATTTAAAGAACACTCCTGATATACAAGTAACAGACAGCCTAAAAGAAACGGATGCAAAAAAAGTTAAAATTGTTTTAGCAAATCCTCCTTTTGGAAAAAGCAGTAGCGACGTTCCAACCAATGATAAAGAATTATCAAAAAAAGAGGGTTACATATATAGAAGTGATTTCTGGACTACCACAAGCAATAAACAACTTTCTTTTTTACAACATATCTATAGTATGCTTGAAGAAAATGGTAGGGCTGCTGTAGTCTTACCTGACAACGTATTATTTGAAGGTGGGGCTGGAGAAAAAATCCGCAAAAAACTGCTATCTCAAGCTAATTTACATACTATATTGCGTTTACCAACCGGCATCTTTTATGCCCATGGAGTAAAAGCTAATGTCTTATTTTTTACTAAAAAAGAATTATCGAAAACTCCAGCGACTGAAAGGATATGGTTCTATGATTACAGAACTAATATTCATCATACATTAAAACAAAACCCATTAAAATTAAAGGATTTAGAAGAATTTAGAAAATGCTTTAACCCAACGGACATTACTAACCGTAAGGAAACATGGAATGAAGATAACCTTAATGGACGATGGAGAAAATATGAATATGATGAAATAATATCTTTAGATAAAACTTCCTTAGATATTGTTTGGTTACAAGATAATAGTTTTGATGATCTCGAAGACGCACCGTCTCCAGAATTACTTGCCTTAGATATCATAGAAAATTTAGAGGCAAGTTTGGACAGTTTTAAATCTATAATTCTATCACTTAACGCTAAATGA
- a CDS encoding calpastatin, protein MDLDRFVLAQQEIYPHALKEIQQGSKHTHWMWFIFPQLKGLGSSSMAEHYGIKDKQEAIAYLKDPLLGQRLIQIANALLEVKGKSATQIFGSPDDLKLMSSMTLFAALTNTDPVFEKVLAKYFGGVPDKKTLRILENSNRNL, encoded by the coding sequence ATGGATTTGGATAGGTTCGTATTGGCACAGCAGGAAATATATCCCCATGCGCTAAAGGAAATTCAGCAAGGCAGCAAACATACCCATTGGATGTGGTTCATATTCCCCCAACTCAAAGGATTGGGGAGCAGCAGTATGGCCGAACATTACGGTATTAAAGATAAGCAAGAGGCTATCGCCTATTTAAAAGATCCATTGCTTGGGCAAAGACTGATACAAATTGCCAATGCTTTATTAGAAGTAAAGGGCAAATCCGCAACACAGATTTTTGGTTCTCCTGATGACCTGAAACTCATGTCTTCCATGACCCTTTTCGCTGCCCTTACAAACACAGACCCGGTTTTCGAAAAAGTCCTTGCTAAGTACTTTGGCGGTGTACCCGATAAGAAAACGCTACGTATCCTTGAAAATTCAAATCGAAATTTATAG
- a CDS encoding DNA polymerase III subunit alpha: protein MYLNCHSFHSLRYGTIPVSELVAQGKSLGAATMALTDINTITGIYEFYKTCNEAGIKPLVGMEFRENNRLLYITLAKNRSGIGEINRHRTKHNLEGLPVPEQAPDFKGVFVIYPVQNVPDILRDFEYIGIRPENLSLLIRPEWRNRLDKMVVLQPVTFRNKIEHNLHRILRAIDLNTLGSKLTHEDYCCPNEMMDAPEEIMVRYSQYPQIIENTFKLINKCHFEYEFGLPRNKKNYTANREMDLELLTSLAQQGLLRRYGKDNNAAKERVEKELAVIHQLEFSGYFLITWDIIRYSNSMGFLHIGRGSGANSIIAYCLGITDICPLELDLYFERFLNLNRKSPPDFDIDWSWKERDVILDYIFRRYGADHVAFCGTNVEFKYKSIFREVGKVFGLPKEELDALSGTAMDQHDKNEVVKLVHRYGMMMEKYPNQRSMHSCGILISEDPITDFTALEMPPKGFPIVQFDMHVAEEIGFDKFDILSQRGIGHIDDTVKLIKRNQGITVDIRDTSISKDEAACNEYLGKGKTIGCFYIESPAMRGLLRRLKCNNYKVLVAASSIIRPGVAQSGMMKEYIFRHNYPNKFEYFHPVFEEQLGETYGIMVYQEDVIKIALHYGGVAPEDGDILRRAMSGKGRSLAALQKVKDNFFASCATKGHPEQLSTEIYRQIESFAGYSFCKAHSASYAVESYQSLYLKVHYPIEFMVAVINNQGGFYRTEVYVHEARMSGAAIHNPCVNKSEVETTLYGKDIYLGYMHLQGLQGEIAQSIVSERLANGAYSSLEDFINRVPIGIEGLQLLIYIGAFRSTGKNKNELLVTARRIMMNFKPEHRQPQLLPEPVREYKLPELKRSPFEDAFDEIELLGFPVSVTPFNLLKTSYRGDVMACDLVHHHKKQVKMLAYLVSRKHVPTKMGAMYFGTWIDANGDFFDTAHFTGSLKEYPFKGGGCYLLLGTVEVDYHFPTITISKMEKMPFIADPRYRESDAESMRTQEKLREDVSMTQRAPYPQEQEINLPRHKMNTPQQKNVV from the coding sequence ATGTATTTGAATTGCCATTCTTTCCACAGCCTGCGCTACGGTACAATACCGGTTAGCGAATTGGTAGCCCAAGGCAAAAGTCTTGGCGCTGCTACTATGGCATTGACGGACATCAATACCATTACAGGTATCTATGAATTTTATAAAACATGTAATGAGGCTGGGATTAAGCCGCTGGTAGGGATGGAATTCCGGGAGAACAACAGGCTTTTATATATTACCCTTGCAAAAAACCGTTCAGGGATTGGAGAGATCAACCGCCATCGCACCAAACACAATCTTGAAGGCTTGCCTGTACCTGAACAGGCACCTGATTTTAAAGGGGTTTTTGTAATATATCCTGTTCAGAATGTACCTGACATTTTAAGGGACTTTGAATACATAGGTATCAGGCCTGAAAACCTCTCATTGCTGATCCGGCCTGAATGGAGAAACAGGCTTGATAAGATGGTGGTGCTGCAGCCCGTCACCTTTCGCAACAAAATAGAACATAATCTGCATCGTATACTCCGCGCCATCGATTTAAATACCCTGGGAAGCAAGTTGACTCACGAGGATTACTGCTGCCCTAACGAGATGATGGATGCCCCTGAGGAGATCATGGTGCGCTATAGCCAATATCCACAGATTATCGAGAATACCTTTAAGCTTATCAACAAGTGCCATTTTGAATACGAGTTTGGTTTGCCCCGCAACAAAAAGAACTACACCGCTAACCGTGAAATGGATTTAGAATTACTCACCAGTCTGGCACAACAGGGGCTGCTGCGCAGGTATGGAAAAGATAATAATGCTGCGAAGGAAAGAGTAGAAAAAGAATTGGCAGTCATCCATCAGTTGGAGTTCAGCGGGTACTTCCTGATTACGTGGGATATTATACGCTACAGCAATTCGATGGGTTTTCTCCATATCGGTCGTGGCAGCGGGGCTAACAGTATCATTGCGTATTGTTTAGGGATCACAGATATCTGCCCTTTGGAATTGGACCTGTATTTCGAACGCTTCCTGAACCTGAACCGAAAGAGTCCGCCGGATTTTGATATTGACTGGTCGTGGAAAGAGCGCGATGTGATACTGGACTATATCTTTCGTAGGTATGGTGCGGACCACGTGGCATTCTGCGGCACCAATGTCGAATTCAAGTACAAATCCATATTCCGTGAGGTCGGCAAAGTCTTTGGCCTCCCCAAAGAAGAGCTGGATGCCTTATCCGGTACCGCTATGGACCAGCATGATAAAAATGAAGTAGTCAAGCTGGTACACCGCTACGGGATGATGATGGAAAAATACCCAAACCAACGCTCCATGCACTCCTGTGGGATCCTGATTTCAGAAGACCCTATCACTGATTTTACCGCGCTGGAAATGCCTCCAAAAGGATTTCCAATAGTGCAGTTCGATATGCATGTAGCCGAAGAAATTGGTTTTGATAAATTTGACATACTTTCCCAAAGGGGTATCGGGCACATCGATGACACGGTAAAGCTTATCAAAAGGAACCAGGGGATTACTGTGGATATTAGGGATACGTCCATTTCCAAAGATGAAGCAGCCTGCAATGAATACCTTGGCAAAGGAAAAACCATTGGCTGCTTTTACATTGAAAGCCCCGCCATGAGGGGATTGCTCCGCCGCCTGAAGTGCAACAACTATAAGGTACTGGTGGCTGCTTCGTCAATTATACGTCCTGGTGTAGCCCAAAGCGGCATGATGAAGGAATATATATTCCGTCACAATTATCCCAATAAGTTCGAGTATTTCCATCCTGTATTTGAGGAGCAATTAGGCGAGACCTATGGTATAATGGTCTATCAGGAGGACGTGATTAAGATTGCACTGCATTACGGCGGGGTTGCCCCCGAGGATGGTGACATACTGCGCCGTGCGATGAGCGGCAAAGGCCGCTCACTCGCTGCATTACAAAAAGTAAAGGATAACTTCTTTGCTTCCTGTGCCACCAAGGGGCATCCGGAGCAGTTAAGTACTGAAATTTACAGGCAGATAGAATCCTTCGCAGGATATTCCTTCTGTAAGGCACACTCGGCATCGTATGCCGTGGAAAGTTACCAGAGCCTGTACCTGAAGGTGCATTATCCTATTGAATTCATGGTGGCAGTAATCAACAACCAGGGCGGCTTTTACCGAACTGAAGTATATGTACACGAGGCCCGGATGTCGGGCGCTGCCATCCATAATCCATGCGTCAACAAAAGCGAGGTGGAAACCACACTTTATGGTAAAGATATTTATTTGGGGTATATGCATTTGCAGGGACTGCAGGGTGAAATTGCACAGTCAATCGTATCAGAGCGCCTGGCTAATGGAGCTTATAGTTCGCTGGAGGATTTTATCAATCGCGTGCCTATAGGCATTGAAGGGCTCCAGCTTTTGATTTACATTGGGGCATTCCGCTCAACGGGTAAAAATAAGAACGAACTGCTGGTGACAGCAAGACGCATCATGATGAACTTTAAGCCGGAACATCGCCAGCCGCAGTTGCTCCCCGAACCGGTCCGGGAATACAAATTACCAGAGCTAAAGCGTTCACCTTTTGAGGACGCTTTCGATGAGATCGAGCTACTGGGCTTTCCGGTTTCCGTAACACCCTTCAATCTTTTGAAGACCAGCTACCGGGGGGATGTAATGGCATGCGATTTGGTACATCACCACAAGAAACAGGTGAAAATGCTGGCCTATCTGGTTTCCCGCAAGCATGTCCCTACAAAAATGGGAGCCATGTATTTTGGTACCTGGATCGATGCCAACGGGGATTTTTTTGATACGGCGCATTTCACAGGGAGCCTTAAGGAATATCCTTTTAAAGGGGGCGGCTGCTACCTGCTACTGGGTACTGTTGAAGTGGATTACCATTTTCCGACTATTACCATATCCAAAATGGAAAAGATGCCGTTCATTGCTGACCCGCGTTATAGGGAAAGCGATGCTGAAAGCATGCGTACCCAGGAAAAGCTGCGTGAGGATGTGTCCATGACCCAACGCGCTCCATACCCTCAGGAACAGGAAATCAACCTGCCCAGACACAAAATGAATACGCCACAGCAAAAGAACGTAGTATGA
- a CDS encoding DNA ligase has protein sequence MALEKYRQKRDASKTPEPFGGKSNDDKLRFVIQKHAASHLHYDFRLEMEGVLKSWAVPKGPSADPEVKRLAMMVEDHPYDYRNFEGIIPQGEYGGGTVIVWDEGFYEPFESQATTKKDQDKELRAGLHSGKIKFVLKGKKLKGAFALIKAHGRGENGWLLMKLEDKYATATDVTKKDKSVVSGKTLEQVAKTSTNIYGKKPAESEQETLEKKVETTKEKPKALQADALLKKGKRSKLLTEVKPMLATLVSEPFDTPGWIYEVKWDGYRALAYINKGKSDLLSRNLKSFTEKYYPIAAVMDSWSINAVLDGEILVIGKDGKANFSALQNWRSEADGDLVYYAFDLLWYEGKDITGLPLSERQAILKEILPTNDDHVRLSQVFDTNGIDFFEAAQKMGLEGIMAKKADSIYAIDARSKDWLKIKVNQRQEVVIGGFTRNEGTAKQFSSLLLGVYEKGKFEYVGKVGTGFSDKKQKEMMALFKPLITDKIPFDTKPDVNKPSRFRPNPPKATATWLKPELVCEVSFIEVTGDGVFRHPSFEGMRTDKKAKDVVRERAAETKTVTSPAKQDKLVSAPKRGAVKTLLNPKEESQVKKVNGHNLKFTNLSKVYWPEEGYTKRDMFNYYYQVADYILPHLKDRPLSLNRFPSGIHGKSFYQKDVKGKAPEWATTYPYTTSDGEDKEFLVGDDEATLLWMASLGCIEMNPWFSRIQHPDNPDYCVIDLDPAEKTTFEQVIQAAREVKKVLDAIDVVSYVKTSGSTGIHIYIPLGGKYSYDQSQMFARLLVSIVHERLPEFTSLERKIKDRAGKMYLDFLQNRPGATIACAYSLRPKPGATVSMPLHWDEVKKGLKMKDFTIKNALGRVKSEGDLFKGTLEGGIDMEKALLNAQNVLYKK, from the coding sequence ATGGCTTTAGAAAAATACAGACAAAAGCGTGACGCCTCTAAGACCCCAGAGCCTTTCGGCGGGAAAAGCAACGATGATAAATTGCGCTTCGTAATTCAGAAACATGCGGCATCCCACCTGCATTACGATTTTCGCCTTGAAATGGAAGGCGTACTCAAAAGCTGGGCGGTACCCAAGGGTCCATCGGCGGACCCTGAAGTAAAACGCCTTGCCATGATGGTAGAGGACCATCCCTACGATTACCGCAATTTCGAAGGTATCATTCCTCAGGGAGAATATGGCGGGGGCACTGTCATAGTCTGGGACGAAGGTTTTTATGAGCCGTTTGAATCTCAGGCCACGACGAAAAAGGATCAGGATAAGGAACTGCGCGCCGGGCTGCACAGCGGCAAGATCAAGTTTGTATTAAAAGGTAAAAAACTTAAAGGCGCATTCGCCTTGATTAAAGCCCATGGGCGGGGCGAGAACGGCTGGCTGCTGATGAAGCTGGAGGACAAATATGCCACTGCCACTGACGTAACAAAAAAAGATAAGTCCGTGGTATCGGGAAAGACGCTCGAACAGGTTGCCAAAACCAGCACGAACATTTACGGAAAGAAACCTGCCGAATCAGAGCAGGAAACATTGGAAAAGAAAGTTGAAACTACTAAAGAAAAGCCAAAGGCATTACAGGCCGATGCATTGTTGAAAAAAGGGAAAAGAAGCAAACTGCTTACCGAGGTAAAGCCCATGCTGGCCACGCTGGTGAGCGAGCCTTTTGATACCCCAGGGTGGATCTATGAGGTAAAATGGGACGGCTACCGCGCCCTGGCCTACATCAACAAAGGCAAGTCAGACCTTTTATCCCGAAACCTCAAATCGTTTACCGAGAAATACTACCCCATCGCAGCAGTCATGGATTCCTGGAGCATCAATGCGGTATTGGATGGGGAAATACTGGTAATCGGCAAGGACGGTAAAGCCAACTTCAGTGCCCTGCAGAATTGGCGCAGCGAAGCCGATGGCGACCTGGTGTACTATGCCTTTGACCTTTTATGGTATGAAGGGAAAGACATTACCGGGCTGCCGCTATCAGAACGCCAAGCGATACTGAAAGAAATATTGCCCACAAATGACGACCATGTGCGCCTGAGCCAGGTATTTGACACCAACGGGATTGACTTTTTTGAAGCAGCACAGAAAATGGGGCTTGAAGGGATCATGGCAAAAAAAGCAGACAGTATCTATGCCATCGACGCCCGTTCCAAAGACTGGCTAAAAATTAAAGTCAACCAACGCCAGGAAGTGGTCATTGGCGGCTTTACCCGAAACGAAGGCACGGCCAAGCAGTTTAGTTCGCTTTTACTTGGCGTATATGAAAAGGGTAAATTTGAGTATGTCGGTAAAGTCGGCACCGGTTTCAGCGACAAGAAACAGAAAGAAATGATGGCGCTTTTCAAGCCGCTTATTACTGATAAAATCCCTTTTGACACCAAACCGGATGTCAACAAGCCTTCAAGATTCAGACCGAACCCGCCCAAGGCCACCGCTACATGGCTAAAACCTGAACTGGTGTGCGAGGTAAGCTTTATCGAGGTGACCGGCGATGGGGTCTTCCGACACCCTTCGTTTGAAGGGATGCGCACGGATAAAAAAGCTAAGGATGTTGTACGGGAGAGGGCTGCCGAAACCAAAACCGTTACATCCCCTGCCAAACAGGATAAGCTTGTCTCAGCCCCAAAGCGAGGGGCGGTAAAAACGCTGCTCAACCCAAAAGAAGAATCCCAGGTTAAAAAGGTCAATGGGCATAACCTGAAATTTACCAACCTAAGCAAAGTGTACTGGCCCGAAGAAGGGTATACCAAGCGCGATATGTTCAACTACTATTACCAGGTTGCTGACTATATCCTTCCGCATCTCAAAGATCGGCCCCTGTCGCTAAACCGTTTCCCGAGTGGTATTCATGGAAAGAGCTTTTACCAGAAGGATGTAAAGGGCAAGGCACCCGAATGGGCAACCACATATCCCTATACCACCAGCGATGGGGAGGATAAGGAATTTTTAGTCGGTGATGATGAGGCCACATTACTCTGGATGGCATCTCTTGGTTGCATTGAGATGAATCCGTGGTTTAGCCGCATACAACACCCGGATAATCCCGATTATTGCGTGATTGATCTTGACCCGGCCGAAAAAACAACTTTTGAGCAGGTCATACAGGCAGCCCGAGAGGTAAAAAAAGTGCTGGATGCTATTGATGTGGTAAGCTATGTAAAAACCTCAGGATCAACCGGCATCCATATTTATATACCATTGGGGGGTAAATATAGTTACGACCAGTCACAGATGTTTGCCAGGCTCCTGGTATCAATAGTGCACGAGCGGCTTCCGGAATTTACCTCACTGGAGCGGAAAATAAAAGACCGCGCCGGAAAAATGTACCTGGACTTTCTGCAAAACCGTCCCGGCGCAACGATTGCCTGTGCCTATTCGCTGCGCCCCAAGCCGGGTGCAACAGTCTCTATGCCCCTGCACTGGGATGAGGTAAAAAAGGGGTTAAAGATGAAAGACTTTACCATTAAAAATGCACTCGGGAGAGTTAAAAGTGAAGGGGATCTGTTTAAGGGAACGCTTGAGGGTGGAATTGATATGGAAAAAGCATTACTAAATGCGCAGAATGTACTCTATAAAAAGTAA
- a CDS encoding histone H1 codes for MNELLEQISAEIATFQKESQANAEGNKAAGGRARKSTLELTKLFKDYRKVTIEESKK; via the coding sequence ATGAACGAACTACTGGAACAGATCAGCGCTGAAATCGCAACCTTTCAAAAAGAATCCCAAGCTAATGCCGAGGGCAATAAAGCCGCAGGCGGGCGTGCTCGAAAATCAACACTGGAGCTTACAAAACTCTTTAAAGACTACAGGAAAGTTACCATTGAAGAGTCTAAGAAATAA